The Bdellovibrio sp. NC01 genome includes the window CCGGGTCCATGAAGTGCGCAGGGCTACCGTATTTCACAGCATCGCCGCCCAAAGATTTCCAATAGAAGTCAGGCATATTGCACAAGTGACCCATCATCTGAGGTTTGTTGCGAAGGTAATCCTTCAAGCCTTTTTCTTTCACTAGGAAACTTGCCGTACGGCAGATAGTGTCGTGACCGCGACCGCCCCAACCGAATGCAGTTGAAGATAGAAGCAAAGTCGCTAGTAGAATGCTCTTCATAGAAGCTCCTTTTAAAATTCTTTGCCCAATGCTTTCGGCGGACGGCTTGCACCGATAAACCCAGCAAGAGCAATGATAGTGACGATGTAAGGTAAAATCTGAACGAACTGAACAGGAATTTCCATTCCCGCGATCTGCATGCCTTGCAAACGAATTTGAAGTGCATCAACAAATGCAAAGAACAAACACGCCGCAAATGCAGGAAGAGGTTTCCACTTACCAAAAATCAAAGCAGCCAAAGCCATAAAGCCGCGACCACCCGTCATCATAGGAGAGTAAGAAGACGCCAAGAACAAAGACAAACTCGCGCCACCCCAAGCAGCAAACGCACCACTTAAAGTCACAGCGGTCCAACGCACTTTGCGAACACTGACACCAGACGCTTGCAAAGCTTCAGGATGTTCACCTGCAAACAACAACCACAAGCCTGAGCGAGTTTGGCGCAACCACCATGTCAGGCCCGCTACTAAGAGTCCTGCCATCACAAGGGGTTCAAAATAAAAACGCGTTTCCACCGCAATTGGCGGAGTTGAGCCTGTCGAGTTAAAAAGAATTTTTGTGATAAATGGAATCACACCCATGGCAAGTAAGTTGAACGCCATGCCAGTGACGATCTGATCGGCTTTTAATTCGATCACAAACAAAGCGTAAAGAGCGCCAATCAGTAAGCCCGCAACCAGAGCTGCAAGCCATCCAATCCACGCATGACCGGCATAATAAGCACCCACAGCGCCAACGAATGCGCCGACTAACATGAAACTTTCTAGTGCGACGTTCACAATGCCAGAACGTTCACTCATCATGCCGCCCATCGAAGCAAACACTAACGGAGTCGCTAAACGCAAAGTTGCTAAAACCAAAGTCGTCAGAACAAGAAACATATCCATTATTTCTTCCCCTTACGCGCACGAAGATGTTCCCAATAAGCTTGGGCAGCCACACCTAAGATAATCAAAGCTTGAATGATACGCGAAAAATCACGCGTGATCGTCGTCGTTTCTAAATCCAAATCGGAAGCACCTTTATGAAGTGCACCCATCAAGAAGGCTGCGGCAATAATTCCCAACGGATTGTTATTCGCAAGTAAAGCGACCGCAATACCGATGAAACCGTAATCGGGCGAAAAGCCCACGCGATATTGTCCCGAACTGCCCATGACTTCAGAAAGTGCGACACAACCCGCAAAGGCACCAGCTAAAGTCATCGCAATCATCAGAGTTTTCTTTTCAGAAATTCCACCACGATGAGCCGCTTCAGGATTTGAACCCACGGCACGAAGTTGATAACCCCAGGTCGTTTTCCAAAGGAAAATCCACACTAATACTGCCAATACAATCGCAACACCCAATGAAGCATTCGCCGGAGTATCCGGGAACCATCTTGCAATCAGATCGTAGTCTTTAAACAAATAATTCGCAGACACAACAGCGGTT containing:
- a CDS encoding ABC transporter permease, with the protein product MDMFLVLTTLVLATLRLATPLVFASMGGMMSERSGIVNVALESFMLVGAFVGAVGAYYAGHAWIGWLAALVAGLLIGALYALFVIELKADQIVTGMAFNLLAMGVIPFITKILFNSTGSTPPIAVETRFYFEPLVMAGLLVAGLTWWLRQTRSGLWLLFAGEHPEALQASGVSVRKVRWTAVTLSGAFAAWGGASLSLFLASSYSPMMTGGRGFMALAALIFGKWKPLPAFAACLFFAFVDALQIRLQGMQIAGMEIPVQFVQILPYIVTIIALAGFIGASRPPKALGKEF
- a CDS encoding ABC transporter permease encodes the protein MRRLLGFAVGLILALLLTLFAGENPFHVFMILVRSAFGSMYDLGLTLSYTTPLIFCGLSVAIGFHAGLFNIGAEGQLTMATVTAAAVGVLFPQVPFPIAPLFAFICALFVGGLWGFIPGWLRAVRGSHEVIITIMMNFIAAGLASWFALKVIPNPNSQNPETAVVSANYLFKDYDLIARWFPDTPANASLGVAIVLAVLVWIFLWKTTWGYQLRAVGSNPEAAHRGGISEKKTLMIAMTLAGAFAGCVALSEVMGSSGQYRVGFSPDYGFIGIAVALLANNNPLGIIAAAFLMGALHKGASDLDLETTTITRDFSRIIQALIILGVAAQAYWEHLRARKGKK